The following proteins are co-located in the Alphaproteobacteria bacterium genome:
- the cobA gene encoding uroporphyrinogen-III C-methyltransferase translates to MPKSGFVHLVGAGPGDADYLTIKAARLITQARLVVHDRLVGQGVMDLIPKDAEVISVGKESDHHILPQPQINELLLKLAMDGRDVVRLKGGDPFVFGRGGEEAMYLAAHDIGFEIVPGVSAAVGCAASTGVPLTHRGLATSVRFVTGHLRENDGLDLDWKSLADPACTLVVYMGIANAGKITEGLLGAGLAPQTPAMLIENGTTPQQRVMRTTLAELPQTIAQHHFHPPSLMVIGKVVDVGEELAAGLGKR, encoded by the coding sequence ATGCCCAAGTCGGGTTTCGTCCATCTGGTTGGCGCCGGTCCCGGCGATGCGGACTATCTGACCATCAAGGCGGCCCGCCTCATCACCCAGGCCCGGCTGGTGGTGCATGACCGGCTGGTGGGCCAGGGCGTGATGGACCTGATCCCCAAGGACGCAGAAGTGATTTCGGTGGGCAAGGAAAGCGATCATCACATCTTGCCGCAGCCGCAGATCAACGAATTGCTGCTGAAACTGGCCATGGACGGGCGCGACGTGGTGCGCCTGAAGGGTGGCGATCCTTTCGTCTTTGGGCGCGGCGGCGAAGAAGCCATGTATCTGGCCGCCCATGACATCGGCTTCGAGATCGTGCCCGGCGTTTCCGCCGCCGTGGGCTGCGCGGCCAGCACCGGCGTGCCGCTGACCCATCGCGGACTTGCCACCTCGGTACGCTTCGTCACCGGCCATCTGCGCGAGAATGACGGGCTGGACCTGGATTGGAAAAGCCTTGCCGACCCCGCCTGCACGCTGGTGGTCTATATGGGCATCGCCAATGCGGGCAAGATCACCGAAGGCCTGCTGGGGGCCGGACTGGCGCCCCAAACTCCCGCCATGCTGATCGAGAACGGCACCACGCCCCAGCAGCGGGTGATGCGCACAACGTTGGCCGAGCTGCCCCAAACCATCGCCCAGCACCATTTCCACCCGCCCAGCCTGATGGTGATCGGCAAAGTGGTCGATGTCGGCGAAGAACTGGCGGCGGGGCTGGGGAAGCGATAG
- a CDS encoding M48 family metallopeptidase: protein MRRIVVAFLLVLLAACETVPITGRQQISFHGDAEMHALGAREYKRIIEESDVITGTKDAKLVSEVGGKIRNAVASYFSQNGQADRLKGYRWEFRLIDDDEANAFCLPGGKVAVNTGILDITKTEAGLAVVMGHEVAHAIANHGNERMSQALLVDLAGTALMAAVADEDSTTQFALQAAFGLGSELGLLLPFSRLHESEADRLGLIFMAMAGYDPHEAPKFWRRMAAAKEEEGGEGFEFLSTHPSDETRVKDLESAIAEAMTFYRSSGASQTVQSSSPQNLRKMRPRNQD, encoded by the coding sequence ATGCGCAGAATAGTCGTTGCGTTCCTGCTGGTGTTGCTTGCGGCCTGCGAAACCGTTCCCATCACCGGGCGTCAGCAGATCAGCTTCCATGGCGATGCCGAGATGCATGCGCTCGGCGCTCGTGAATACAAGCGGATTATCGAGGAAAGCGACGTCATCACCGGCACAAAGGATGCCAAACTGGTCAGCGAGGTTGGCGGCAAGATAAGGAACGCCGTCGCAAGTTACTTTTCTCAGAATGGGCAAGCTGATCGCCTGAAGGGATATCGATGGGAATTCCGCCTAATCGATGACGATGAGGCAAATGCCTTCTGCCTGCCGGGCGGAAAAGTTGCGGTCAACACTGGAATTCTGGACATCACGAAGACCGAGGCGGGACTTGCCGTGGTCATGGGGCACGAAGTGGCCCACGCGATTGCCAATCACGGCAACGAGCGAATGAGTCAGGCGCTCTTGGTCGATCTTGCGGGCACAGCCCTGATGGCGGCGGTCGCCGATGAGGATTCGACGACGCAATTCGCCTTGCAGGCCGCCTTCGGTCTTGGCTCCGAGTTGGGCTTGCTGCTTCCCTTCAGCCGATTGCATGAAAGCGAAGCGGATCGGCTTGGCCTGATCTTCATGGCCATGGCCGGCTATGACCCGCATGAAGCGCCGAAATTCTGGCGACGCATGGCCGCCGCTAAGGAAGAGGAGGGCGGCGAGGGTTTCGAATTCTTGAGCACCCACCCTTCGGATGAGACGCGAGTCAAAGACCTTGAAAGCGCCATCGCTGAGGCCATGACGTTCTATCGCTCTTCTGGCGCAAGTCAGACGGTACAATCGAGTAGCCCCCAGAATCTGAGGAAAATGCGCCCCAGGAATCAAGATTAA
- a CDS encoding DUF805 domain-containing protein, which yields MGEVMGQVLFSLQGRISRKTYWMFALGCVVVFMLALGVDFAMMDEEGEGVPIGSLLASLAVIWPSIAIQVKRWHDRDKPGWWMFIVFVPLVGPIWAFVENGFLPGTPGDNRFGPSPAP from the coding sequence ATGGGGGAAGTAATGGGGCAAGTTCTTTTCAGTCTGCAGGGCCGCATTTCGCGAAAGACCTATTGGATGTTCGCGTTGGGCTGCGTTGTGGTCTTTATGTTGGCGTTGGGCGTCGATTTCGCCATGATGGACGAAGAGGGGGAGGGCGTTCCTATCGGCTCGCTGCTGGCGTCTCTTGCCGTGATCTGGCCCAGCATCGCGATCCAGGTGAAGCGCTGGCATGACCGCGACAAGCCGGGTTGGTGGATGTTCATCGTCTTCGTGCCGCTGGTAGGCCCCATCTGGGCCTTTGTCGAAAACGGCTTTTTGCCGGGCACCCCAGGGGACAATCGCTTCGGACCTTCGCCAGCGCCCTGA
- a CDS encoding biliverdin-producing heme oxygenase gives MRASTASAHAELEAAPINRRLFADDFSTLELGELLQRFVTVYRTLEAALMYTEQAQALNYTPRMPKLLSGLAVLGCELPSHDLPAPKLADAPSRIGAFYVIEGSSMGGQLIYRHLISRYPSEVLGFFLPHGNNTAERWQSFLEYLEGSLARREMLDKAKAGANDTFQMFHRALTL, from the coding sequence TTGCGCGCATCAACCGCCTCCGCTCACGCGGAGCTTGAAGCAGCTCCGATCAACCGTCGTTTGTTTGCAGATGACTTTTCTACGCTAGAGCTCGGAGAGTTACTGCAGCGGTTCGTCACGGTCTATCGCACACTTGAAGCCGCGCTGATGTATACCGAACAAGCCCAAGCGCTAAATTATACGCCACGAATGCCCAAGCTTTTATCTGGGCTGGCGGTGCTTGGATGTGAGCTGCCATCACATGATCTTCCTGCGCCTAAATTGGCTGATGCACCAAGCAGAATCGGAGCATTTTACGTCATTGAAGGCTCGTCCATGGGCGGGCAACTGATCTATCGCCACCTCATTTCCAGATACCCTTCCGAAGTCCTGGGGTTTTTCCTCCCACACGGAAATAACACAGCAGAGAGATGGCAAAGCTTTCTAGAATATCTAGAAGGGTCTCTTGCACGGCGTGAAATGTTAGATAAAGCAAAAGCTGGGGCGAACGATACGTTCCAAATGTTTCATCGGGCGCTGACACTTTAG
- a CDS encoding GAF domain-containing protein — MKHQTCLSTVQSDECEREPIHFPACIQPQGVLLCVDPQTRLILAASTNHEMIPHLSGSLLGRRIDDVWPELVPNCGTPAFLVEGAYMAHTHHLARTLLIEIEPLTEVDHSDPQHMIDLDETLSALNASDTLELLSDTAARAIRQLSGMERVLIYRFTEEGHGEVVAESKVNDWLESFIGFSFPSADIPAQARALYLTSRCRFVPYRDYEPVPIAPALDPRDGRPFDLGPCQLRSLSPVHRLYQENLGVDGAMSVSVINEGRLWGLVVGHHRRPHRVSIPARTGILSITTGLSMRLSATETADERDARAKHVVLHARLLEQIAGADDFVSPLISGDIKLTDLFFASSGAAVVYRDERDADEHVEVRTIGRAPDQDSVVALAHACRQHLSDGVFATDHTASILPPFSVHTEYASGVLAMTVGEEGRHMILWFRPETVRTTIWGGATPDQVARHKEAGNYLPRRSFARWVEERRGHSRPWAPWKIEIAHSLRNALNDVILRQMRTIRSLNVRLEESDQAKSRFLAHMSHELRTPLNAVLGFTEMLEMGIYGHMGAKQLECLGLIHEASSHLLTMINDVLDLSKVVAGKLELSVRKEDLSELAKRVVILMVGIAREKGVTIKTSYEPDLPFALVDERLIKQMLMNLLSNAIKFTPRGGSVTIITRSGHDGCLIMSVADTGIGIPKNKHKHVLEPFRQADNDITHSHSGTGLGLPIVKSLIELHGGQLELESEEGRGTTVSLHFPAEAAAS; from the coding sequence TTGAAACATCAAACTTGCTTATCGACAGTGCAGTCAGACGAATGCGAGCGCGAACCCATTCACTTTCCGGCCTGTATTCAACCCCAAGGGGTTTTGCTTTGCGTTGACCCGCAAACAAGATTAATTTTGGCTGCAAGCACCAACCATGAGATGATTCCACACCTCAGTGGGTCGTTACTGGGCCGACGCATCGATGATGTCTGGCCGGAACTCGTGCCGAACTGTGGCACTCCAGCCTTCTTGGTAGAAGGCGCTTACATGGCTCACACCCACCATCTTGCTCGAACACTCCTGATCGAAATAGAACCGCTGACCGAAGTCGATCACTCCGATCCTCAGCACATGATCGACCTGGATGAGACGCTGAGCGCACTAAATGCTTCGGACACACTGGAGTTGCTTTCAGACACGGCAGCCAGAGCGATCCGACAATTATCAGGCATGGAAAGGGTCCTGATCTACCGCTTCACTGAGGAGGGGCATGGAGAGGTGGTTGCCGAGTCAAAGGTGAACGACTGGCTTGAGAGCTTTATCGGGTTCAGCTTTCCATCTGCTGACATTCCGGCACAGGCCCGGGCACTTTACCTCACGAGTCGCTGCCGTTTTGTACCGTACCGAGATTATGAGCCAGTTCCTATAGCTCCAGCACTGGATCCCAGAGACGGACGGCCTTTTGACTTGGGGCCATGCCAATTGAGAAGTTTGTCTCCAGTACACAGGTTATATCAGGAAAATCTGGGTGTTGACGGTGCCATGTCGGTGTCAGTCATCAATGAGGGAAGGCTCTGGGGTTTAGTGGTTGGCCACCACCGTCGCCCTCATCGCGTATCTATTCCTGCTCGCACGGGGATTCTTTCGATCACTACGGGGTTATCCATGCGTCTTTCAGCGACGGAGACTGCTGACGAGCGCGATGCACGTGCCAAACATGTAGTGCTACATGCCAGACTGCTCGAACAGATTGCTGGAGCGGATGATTTTGTTTCGCCCTTGATCTCCGGCGACATCAAGCTTACCGACTTGTTTTTCGCATCCTCAGGGGCGGCTGTCGTTTACCGCGATGAACGGGATGCAGATGAGCATGTGGAGGTTCGAACCATTGGTCGTGCTCCAGACCAAGATTCAGTGGTTGCCCTTGCTCATGCCTGCCGTCAACATCTTAGTGACGGCGTCTTTGCAACCGACCATACGGCCTCCATTCTGCCTCCTTTTTCTGTCCATACTGAGTATGCATCTGGCGTTCTCGCCATGACGGTCGGTGAGGAAGGACGTCACATGATCCTGTGGTTTCGGCCGGAGACGGTGCGCACCACTATCTGGGGCGGCGCGACACCCGACCAAGTGGCGCGGCATAAGGAAGCTGGTAATTATCTTCCGCGACGGTCTTTTGCTCGCTGGGTAGAGGAGCGGCGGGGCCATTCACGGCCGTGGGCTCCTTGGAAGATTGAGATTGCTCACTCACTGCGGAATGCACTTAACGACGTAATCCTTCGACAGATGCGGACCATTCGCAGCTTGAACGTGCGCCTAGAGGAAAGCGACCAAGCAAAATCACGTTTCCTGGCCCATATGAGCCACGAACTGCGCACGCCGCTGAACGCCGTGTTGGGGTTCACAGAGATGCTTGAAATGGGCATCTACGGACATATGGGGGCGAAACAGCTGGAATGTCTCGGGCTGATCCACGAAGCGAGTTCCCACCTACTCACAATGATTAATGACGTGCTCGACCTGTCCAAAGTGGTGGCTGGAAAACTTGAGCTGTCGGTTCGAAAAGAAGATTTATCCGAGTTGGCGAAGCGCGTTGTTATACTGATGGTCGGTATCGCCCGAGAAAAAGGGGTGACCATTAAAACATCCTACGAACCAGACTTGCCGTTTGCGTTAGTTGATGAGCGTCTTATCAAGCAGATGCTGATGAACCTTTTGTCGAATGCGATCAAGTTTACTCCCCGAGGAGGCTCAGTAACGATTATCACTCGGAGCGGTCATGACGGTTGCTTAATTATGTCGGTGGCAGATACTGGGATTGGGATTCCCAAGAATAAGCATAAACATGTCCTAGAACCTTTTCGTCAGGCGGACAACGATATAACGCACAGCCACTCCGGAACTGGCTTGGGGTTGCCCATTGTCAAGTCGCTGATTGAACTGCACGGCGGGCAGCTGGAACTGGAAAGCGAGGAGGGCCGCGGAACAACGGTCAGCCTGCATTTCCCCGCCGAGGCCGCGGCGTCTTGA
- a CDS encoding pentapeptide repeat-containing protein encodes MADEPYKDPEHAIPYLKLIRLGVPTWNKWIKGELTEEEAADLAEKLAPTPVPTPPTRGENEVDTTNPVNFSGVQFIQPGPPNFSGACMGNRANFEGTHFFSGANFRKANFGIGANFNRAEFGLKADFSDAVFGMFAEFISARFGNEATFESVKFNSDVSFQGAGFYYAAQFKNANFITRVDFNGAVFLHSDFSACKFKRFAIFTNAIFHEPPEFDGWEGAEKADWIGASFKIFGPRPKYMWFEMNKLADGWAGNVVNYPTRLRRLRKIMEEANAHDVAHDLFVLERKSERGVKIEAWRGANLRFLFGKRGLIRRAETQWDSKLLLLKLRLLLSLRSPWGPILLLEAYDRLSDCGRSAKRPLGKFACLNLTFFLPLYLLLADSTKLFEIFLAPSGVRPMPWGYLKDIFSFTLGHALPFATSLSPVQAKVMERLFGKELEMPLCIELLSIIQSLIGALLLFLFLQAIRNHFRLR; translated from the coding sequence ATGGCCGATGAACCTTACAAAGACCCCGAACACGCCATCCCCTACCTCAAGCTGATCCGGCTTGGCGTTCCGACCTGGAACAAGTGGATCAAGGGGGAATTGACGGAGGAAGAGGCGGCTGACTTGGCGGAAAAATTGGCGCCAACGCCGGTGCCGACGCCGCCAACTCGAGGAGAAAACGAGGTCGATACAACTAACCCTGTCAATTTTTCAGGGGTCCAATTTATTCAGCCCGGCCCGCCAAATTTCAGCGGGGCCTGTATGGGAAATCGCGCCAATTTTGAAGGGACACACTTTTTCTCTGGTGCAAATTTTAGGAAGGCAAATTTTGGAATCGGCGCGAATTTCAATAGAGCAGAATTTGGGTTGAAAGCTGATTTTTCCGATGCGGTTTTTGGAATGTTCGCTGAGTTTATCAGCGCAAGATTTGGCAATGAGGCAACGTTTGAAAGCGTGAAGTTCAATTCTGATGTCTCATTCCAAGGGGCGGGGTTCTACTATGCGGCCCAGTTCAAAAATGCAAATTTTATAACCAGAGTTGATTTCAACGGTGCGGTATTCCTTCACTCCGATTTCAGTGCATGCAAATTTAAGCGGTTCGCCATTTTCACAAATGCAATTTTCCATGAGCCGCCGGAATTCGACGGCTGGGAAGGTGCTGAAAAAGCTGATTGGATAGGAGCTAGTTTCAAGATATTTGGGCCGCGGCCAAAATATATGTGGTTTGAAATGAATAAACTCGCAGATGGTTGGGCTGGGAATGTTGTGAATTATCCCACCCGTCTTCGCCGCTTAAGAAAAATAATGGAAGAAGCCAATGCCCACGATGTTGCGCATGATCTTTTTGTCCTTGAGCGCAAATCCGAACGAGGAGTCAAAATTGAGGCATGGAGAGGTGCAAATCTTAGATTTCTTTTTGGAAAGAGGGGGCTTATCCGTCGGGCAGAAACTCAATGGGACTCGAAGCTTCTGTTGTTGAAGCTGAGGTTGCTGCTTTCTCTGCGTTCCCCCTGGGGGCCAATCCTTCTGTTGGAGGCTTATGATCGTTTATCAGATTGCGGGCGAAGTGCCAAAAGGCCGCTTGGCAAGTTCGCATGTCTCAATCTTACGTTCTTTCTCCCGCTATATTTATTGCTAGCCGACAGCACAAAATTGTTTGAAATATTTCTCGCACCAAGCGGTGTTCGTCCGATGCCATGGGGATACTTGAAAGACATTTTCAGCTTCACGCTGGGTCATGCGTTGCCATTCGCCACCAGCCTCAGCCCGGTTCAGGCAAAGGTGATGGAACGATTGTTTGGCAAAGAACTTGAGATGCCGTTATGCATCGAACTTCTATCCATCATCCAATCCCTCATCGGCGCATTGCTGCTGTTCTTGTTCCTGCAAGCCATCCGCAATCATTTTCGGCTTCGCTAA
- the gluQRS gene encoding tRNA glutamyl-Q(34) synthetase GluQRS, with protein MSSALVTRFAPSPTGWLHLGHAYSALFAEREAKRTGGRFILRIEDIDPVRCKPDFETAIYEDLSWLGLSWEMPVRRQSAEMNDYKSALDRLESMGLLYPCFCTRKDIAASGQAPHGPDGPIYPGLCKRMDAGQRAERIGQGQPFALRLDMERAQAMAGALTWRDLDQGEQLARPEIFGDVVLARKDTPTSYHLAVTLDDHLQGVTLVTRGQDLFEATHIHRLLQALLGLTVPQWRHHPLLMGPLGQRLAKRDGAQSLRALREGGLSVDAVRSLALAQEKG; from the coding sequence ATTTCATCCGCCCTCGTTACCCGTTTCGCGCCCAGCCCGACCGGATGGCTGCATCTGGGCCATGCCTATTCTGCTCTGTTCGCCGAGCGCGAGGCCAAAAGAACGGGCGGGCGCTTCATCTTGCGCATCGAGGATATCGATCCCGTGCGCTGCAAGCCCGACTTCGAAACCGCCATCTACGAAGATTTGTCCTGGCTGGGCCTGTCTTGGGAAATGCCGGTGCGCCGCCAGTCGGCTGAGATGAATGATTACAAGTCGGCGCTGGACAGGCTGGAATCCATGGGGCTGCTGTATCCTTGTTTTTGCACCAGGAAGGATATCGCTGCGTCGGGCCAGGCGCCGCACGGCCCGGATGGCCCCATCTATCCCGGCCTATGCAAGCGGATGGATGCGGGCCAGCGGGCGGAGCGGATCGGCCAGGGCCAGCCCTTTGCCCTGCGCCTGGATATGGAACGCGCCCAAGCGATGGCGGGCGCGCTGACTTGGCGCGATCTCGATCAAGGCGAACAGCTTGCCAGGCCGGAAATTTTCGGCGATGTGGTGCTGGCCCGCAAGGACACGCCCACCAGCTATCATCTGGCGGTGACGCTGGACGATCATCTGCAAGGCGTGACCTTGGTGACCAGAGGGCAGGATCTGTTCGAGGCCACGCATATCCACCGCCTGCTGCAAGCCCTGCTGGGGCTGACTGTCCCCCAGTGGCGTCATCATCCGTTGCTGATGGGACCCTTGGGGCAGCGTTTGGCCAAGCGCGATGGGGCGCAAAGTTTGCGTGCGCTGCGAGAGGGTGGGCTATCGGTTGATGCCGTGCGTTCCCTGGCTTTGGCGCAGGAAAAAGGCTAA
- a CDS encoding HNH endonuclease — MFDGCQALVLNADFRPLSYFPLSLWAWQDAVKAVVTDRVHVLSEYDQVIHSPRRSLSLPSVIALKDFVPVARRPAFTRFNVFLRDRFTCQYCNQPFASHDLTFDHVIPRSKGGRTNWANVVTACQACNLVKGCRLPQEAGMHPRTPPAPPSSIQLRENGRGFPPNHLHQSWRDYLYWDSELESV; from the coding sequence ATGTTCGATGGCTGCCAAGCTCTTGTCCTGAACGCCGATTTCAGGCCGCTCTCTTATTTTCCCTTGTCCTTGTGGGCGTGGCAGGACGCCGTCAAAGCGGTGGTGACGGATCGCGTGCATGTGCTGAGCGAGTATGATCAGGTCATTCACTCGCCCCGCCGGTCGCTTAGCCTGCCCAGCGTCATCGCGCTCAAGGATTTCGTCCCGGTGGCCAGACGCCCGGCCTTCACGCGCTTCAATGTGTTCCTGCGCGACCGCTTCACCTGCCAATATTGCAACCAGCCCTTCGCCTCGCATGACCTGACCTTCGACCATGTGATTCCCCGCTCGAAGGGCGGGCGCACCAACTGGGCCAATGTGGTCACCGCCTGCCAAGCCTGCAATCTGGTCAAGGGCTGCCGCCTGCCGCAAGAGGCGGGCATGCATCCCAGAACGCCGCCCGCCCCGCCCAGCTCGATTCAGTTGCGCGAAAACGGGCGTGGCTTTCCGCCCAACCACCTGCATCAAAGTTGGCGCGATTATCTTTACTGGGATAGCGAATTGGAAAGTGTTTAG
- a CDS encoding disulfide bond formation protein B — translation MIKRLDAAAALVFLIPVTALAGALFSEHVLGFPPCILCLWQRVPYVLALALGAYALGPWHGEENRRLALYGASALFAVGAGIALFHAGVEAHWWRWESECTGNASPAQTVEELRRQLMAAPVVRCDEPPFYLLGLSMAGWNAVFSPLFAAIALWGAKKRVP, via the coding sequence ATGATCAAGCGCCTGGATGCCGCCGCCGCCCTGGTTTTCCTGATCCCCGTCACGGCGCTGGCGGGCGCTTTGTTCAGCGAGCATGTGCTGGGCTTCCCGCCCTGCATTTTGTGCCTGTGGCAGCGCGTTCCCTATGTGCTGGCCCTGGCTTTGGGGGCCTATGCGCTGGGGCCTTGGCATGGCGAGGAAAATCGGCGCTTGGCCTTGTACGGCGCCAGCGCGCTTTTCGCCGTCGGGGCTGGCATCGCCCTGTTTCACGCGGGCGTCGAGGCGCATTGGTGGCGCTGGGAATCGGAATGCACCGGCAACGCCAGTCCAGCGCAAACCGTCGAGGAATTGCGTCGTCAATTGATGGCGGCCCCGGTGGTGCGTTGCGACGAGCCACCCTTCTATCTGCTGGGCCTGTCGATGGCGGGCTGGAACGCGGTTTTCTCGCCCTTGTTCGCGGCGATTGCCCTGTGGGGCGCTAAGAAACGAGTCCCCTAA
- a CDS encoding DedA family protein, producing the protein MRRLYNKTMELAQHRHAAWWLAMVSFIESSFFPIPPDVMLVPMVLADRKKAWRYAGICTLASVIGGCFGYAIGYFLYETVGEWIVSAYRLQHEFEVAKQAFNDNAIKIMMIKGMIPIIPYKLITITAGVAKMDIFLFTITSIIVRAMRFYLVAALLWKYGAPVRDFIEKRLGLVTTVFAVCLIGGFVLVKVLLNHG; encoded by the coding sequence ATGCGCCGTCTGTACAATAAAACCATGGAATTGGCCCAGCATCGGCATGCCGCCTGGTGGCTGGCCATGGTCTCCTTCATTGAAAGCTCGTTCTTTCCCATTCCGCCCGACGTCATGCTGGTGCCCATGGTGCTGGCCGACCGCAAGAAGGCCTGGCGTTACGCCGGCATATGCACCCTGGCCTCGGTGATCGGCGGCTGTTTCGGCTATGCGATCGGCTATTTTCTGTATGAGACGGTGGGTGAATGGATCGTCTCGGCCTATCGCCTGCAGCATGAATTCGAGGTCGCCAAGCAGGCCTTCAACGACAACGCCATCAAGATCATGATGATCAAGGGCATGATCCCCATCATCCCCTACAAGCTGATCACCATCACGGCGGGTGTCGCCAAGATGGATATTTTTCTGTTCACCATCACTTCGATCATCGTGCGGGCCATGCGTTTCTATCTGGTGGCCGCCTTGTTGTGGAAATATGGCGCTCCGGTGCGCGACTTCATCGAAAAGCGCCTGGGGCTGGTGACCACCGTTTTCGCCGTCTGCCTGATCGGCGGCTTCGTGCTGGTCAAGGTGCTGCTGAATCACGGATGA
- a CDS encoding anion permease: MLRLSRAQLIAVVLAALGLWIALVPPQAFSPSEAVVAGLALAAIGLWATGAMPEALTALLFFLFCMLFKAAPAKVVFSGFTSQAFWLLFAGVVFGSAIKATGLGDRAAHAIGRAMGRSFAQALFGVILLGVGLAFLMPSSLGRVVLLVPLLTALASHLGYETGGKGWNGLVLGGIMSTFLFAFSILPSNIPNMVLAGSAEAMLGIVLGYSDYFVSTFPVLGLAKLAILYAVLWGLYRGQEPTKLEEPPPGPMSAPERRLALLLALAIGLWMTDTLHHISSAWVGLAVAILCLTPKTGILPPKSLAATNFEPLFYVAGVIGLGAVIDHAGVGRLVGNVLIDVLPLEAGGGFLNFMSLAALASGVGMATTLPGVPAVLTPFAPTLAEATGLPIAAVLMTQVAGYSTLILPYQAPPVMTGLQLAQARYWDFARLCLIMAALTAVLLWPLDYLWLNLIGKMGG, from the coding sequence TTGCTACGCCTCAGCCGCGCTCAACTGATTGCGGTTGTCTTGGCCGCCCTTGGTCTGTGGATCGCGCTTGTTCCCCCACAGGCCTTCTCGCCTTCCGAGGCGGTCGTTGCCGGATTGGCCTTGGCCGCCATCGGCTTGTGGGCCACCGGCGCCATGCCCGAGGCCCTGACGGCGCTGCTGTTCTTTCTGTTCTGCATGTTGTTCAAGGCCGCCCCCGCCAAGGTGGTCTTCTCGGGCTTTACCTCGCAGGCTTTCTGGCTGCTGTTTGCGGGCGTGGTTTTCGGTTCCGCCATCAAGGCCACCGGGCTTGGCGACCGCGCCGCCCATGCCATTGGGCGCGCCATGGGCCGTTCGTTCGCCCAGGCGCTTTTCGGCGTCATTCTGCTGGGCGTAGGACTGGCTTTTCTGATGCCATCGTCGCTGGGCCGCGTGGTTCTGCTGGTGCCCCTATTGACCGCGCTGGCCAGCCATCTGGGCTATGAAACCGGCGGCAAGGGCTGGAACGGGCTGGTGCTGGGCGGAATCATGTCGACCTTCCTGTTCGCATTCTCGATCCTGCCCTCCAACATTCCCAATATGGTGCTGGCCGGTTCAGCCGAGGCGATGCTGGGCATCGTGCTGGGCTACAGCGATTATTTTGTCTCCACATTCCCTGTCCTGGGATTGGCGAAACTGGCGATCCTTTATGCCGTGCTCTGGGGCCTTTATCGCGGGCAGGAACCGACGAAGCTGGAAGAACCGCCGCCGGGACCGATGTCGGCACCCGAGCGTCGGCTGGCCTTGCTGCTGGCCCTGGCCATCGGCTTGTGGATGACGGATACGCTGCACCACATTTCCTCGGCCTGGGTCGGTTTGGCCGTCGCCATCTTATGCCTGACGCCCAAGACCGGCATTTTGCCGCCCAAAAGTCTGGCCGCCACGAATTTCGAACCTTTGTTCTATGTGGCGGGGGTGATCGGGCTGGGGGCGGTGATCGATCATGCGGGTGTGGGGCGGCTGGTCGGCAATGTTCTGATCGACGTTCTGCCGTTGGAAGCGGGCGGCGGCTTCCTGAATTTCATGAGCCTGGCCGCTCTGGCCAGCGGGGTGGGCATGGCGACCACCTTGCCGGGTGTGCCCGCCGTTCTGACGCCCTTTGCCCCGACGCTGGCCGAGGCCACCGGACTGCCCATCGCCGCCGTTCTGATGACCCAGGTGGCAGGCTACTCGACCCTGATTCTGCCCTATCAGGCGCCGCCGGTGATGACCGGCCTTCAACTCGCCCAGGCCCGCTATTGGGATTTCGCCAGATTGTGCCTGATCATGGCCGCCCTTACGGCTGTGCTGCTTTGGCCGCTTGATTATCTGTGGCTGAACCTGATTGGAAAAATGGGCGGCTAG